In Acipenser ruthenus chromosome 53, fAciRut3.2 maternal haplotype, whole genome shotgun sequence, the following proteins share a genomic window:
- the LOC131696664 gene encoding uncharacterized protein LOC131696664 isoform X2 gives MLLFSSYNSYCCYNTYISYNVGSLEATLSVEHAYSIFHIPLYFEATVSTPETPSEAGTSSAVDLNKRRQRQEMKAENQDDPRFPVMSENMIYEEGTSVLYHLENVAEVTQTQASTQPAVEDYAELQCFPGNSREANIEDCYWTLMTPQKKGRDTLDQ, from the exons ATGCTTCTTTTTTCTAGTTATAACTCTTATTGTTGTTATAACACGTATATTTCATACAATGTTGGTTCTTTGGAAGCTACCTTGTCTGTGGAACATGCATATTCCATATTCCATATTCCTTTGTATTTCGAAGCTACAGTATCTACACCAGAAACCCCCAGTGAGGCTGGTACCAGCTCCGCAGTGGATCTGAATAAGAGAAGGCAAA GACAagaaatgaaggctgaaaacCAGGACGATCCAAGATTTCCTGTAATGTCTG AAAATATGATTTATGAAGAGGGAACAAGCGTGCTGTACCATCTGGAAAATGTTGCag AGGTTACCCAAACACAAGCGAG CACACAGCCAGCTGTTGAAGATTATGCAGAGCTACAGTGTTTTCCAG GAAATTCCAGAGAggcaaacatagaggactgttACTGGACTCTAATGACTCCTCAGAAGAAAGGGAGAG